One genomic window of Mercenaria mercenaria strain notata chromosome 2, MADL_Memer_1, whole genome shotgun sequence includes the following:
- the LOC123562422 gene encoding uncharacterized protein LOC123562422 isoform X2 — protein sequence MIFIILYCTCIFLQTRIYLNVARFTIKHSGSSASTNQKKQNGSDLHTRKYGHHGNRTQAWQPTQNKHPTMPQWMYRHHPREGKAIRPEFVGFGVGLKSEKRKQIKGGFPLMRSVPSSK from the exons atgattttcataatattatattgtaCATGCATATTTCTACAAACAAGGATATATTTAAATGTTGCACGTTTCACAATAAAGCACTCGGGCAGCTCTGCTAGCACTaatcaaaagaaacaaaatggatcTGACCTTCACACAAGGAAATATGGTCACCATGGTAACAGAACACAAGCATGGCAGCCAACACAGAATAAG catCCCACAATGCCCCAGTGGATGTATCGACACCATCCCAGGGAGGGTAAAGCAATACGTCCTGAGTTTGTTGGCTTTGGTGTGGGTCTCAAATCAGAGAAACGAAA acaaaTAAAGGGAGGTTTCCCATTGATGAGAAGTGTCCCCAGTAGTAAGTAA